The following coding sequences are from one Streptomyces sp. NBC_01485 window:
- a CDS encoding pilus assembly protein TadG-related protein → MAGLLFLAFAYFAVGQAAVNRNGAQTAADAAALAAAQETRDQLADLWVLDVSDPTKWQGIFHGEGADNACGRAYQLASMNDAKAACDPDGPLGYTVRAQTNKTVGESVVPGTAGIRAHADATAVIDPLCTFVLPSEPAEPAEPAEPSEPSEPPQAPEPPEAGALPKLTCEDGVEWDPDPADPAGLPGPEDLFDVHLTND, encoded by the coding sequence GTGGCGGGCCTGCTCTTCCTCGCGTTCGCGTACTTCGCGGTCGGCCAGGCAGCGGTGAACCGCAACGGCGCCCAGACGGCGGCCGACGCGGCGGCACTGGCGGCGGCGCAGGAGACCCGGGACCAACTGGCGGACCTGTGGGTGCTGGACGTCAGCGACCCGACGAAGTGGCAGGGCATCTTCCACGGCGAGGGGGCGGACAACGCGTGTGGGCGGGCCTACCAGTTGGCGTCGATGAACGACGCGAAGGCTGCCTGCGACCCGGACGGCCCTCTCGGCTACACCGTCAGGGCTCAGACGAACAAGACCGTCGGGGAGTCGGTCGTGCCCGGTACGGCGGGCATACGGGCACACGCCGATGCCACCGCCGTGATCGATCCGCTGTGCACTTTCGTCCTCCCGAGCGAGCCCGCCGAGCCCGCCGAGCCCGCCGAGCCCTCCGAGCCCTCCGAGCCCCCCCAGGCCCCCGAGCCCCCCGAGGCCGGCGCACTTCCGAAGCTCACCTGCGAGGACGGGGTGGAGTGGGACCCGGATCCGGCAGACCCTGCCGGTCTGCCGGGGCCCGAGGACCTCTTCGACGTCCACCTGACCAACGACTGA
- a CDS encoding type II secretion system F family protein yields the protein MDLDELITLTTGVALLTCTLAVAGLHSYARGRAQRAELVERLSYTGQLPGTGRRRHFRALDRRLRRTTTGRRLELKLAATGLDVTPGEFLVSMLAAVAGLWMVGEATLAPFFGPIAGLLGVWAAWQFLNWQRQKRIERFINQLPELARILANATHAGLALRTAVGMAAEELEAPAGEELAKVANQLAVGHSMDDALGELADRLPSRELVVLVTTLVLSNRAGGQVVGALRNLTETLEERKETRREVRTQLSQVNMTSYAVPALGVGALFLMNSVEGGTLDRMTGSTVGQACVIIAFGLYAVGFVLIRRMSRIDV from the coding sequence ATGGACCTCGACGAGCTCATCACCCTCACCACCGGCGTGGCCCTGCTGACCTGCACCCTGGCCGTCGCCGGCCTGCACTCCTACGCCAGGGGCCGGGCCCAGCGCGCGGAACTGGTGGAACGGCTCTCCTACACCGGCCAGCTCCCCGGCACCGGCCGCCGGCGCCACTTCCGCGCCCTGGACCGCCGGCTGCGCCGTACGACGACCGGCCGCAGGCTGGAACTGAAACTGGCGGCGACCGGACTGGACGTGACGCCGGGCGAGTTCCTCGTCTCCATGCTGGCGGCGGTGGCCGGCCTGTGGATGGTCGGCGAGGCCACCCTGGCCCCCTTCTTCGGCCCGATCGCCGGCCTGCTGGGCGTCTGGGCGGCCTGGCAGTTCCTCAACTGGCAACGCCAGAAACGCATCGAGAGGTTCATCAACCAACTCCCCGAACTGGCCCGCATCCTGGCCAACGCCACCCACGCGGGCCTGGCGCTGCGCACCGCGGTCGGCATGGCGGCGGAGGAGCTGGAGGCCCCGGCGGGCGAGGAACTGGCCAAGGTCGCCAACCAGTTGGCGGTCGGCCACTCCATGGACGACGCCCTGGGCGAACTCGCCGACCGCCTCCCCTCCCGCGAACTCGTCGTCCTCGTCACCACGTTGGTCCTGTCCAACCGGGCCGGCGGCCAAGTCGTCGGCGCCCTGCGGAACTTGACGGAGACTTTGGAGGAACGCAAGGAGACGCGACGCGAGGTGCGGACACAGTTGTCCCAGGTGAACATGACCTCGTACGCCGTACCGGCGCTGGGGGTCGGGGCGTTGTTCCTCATGAACAGCGTCGAGGGCGGCACGCTGGACCGGATGACGGGCTCGACCGTCGGCCAGGCCTGCGTGATCATCGCGTTCGGCCTCTACGCGGTCGGTTTCGTCCTCATCCGCCGCATGTCCCGTATCGACGTCTGA
- a CDS encoding Flp family type IVb pilin has translation MSDLLLKTAVAAKVRVSGWTNTTARAVRRRAAGDKGQTAVEYLGIIAVVVAIVVLIANTNLGQTIVDKLRAQITKVAP, from the coding sequence ATGAGCGACCTGCTGCTGAAGACCGCCGTCGCGGCCAAGGTCCGGGTGAGCGGCTGGACGAACACGACGGCACGCGCCGTACGCCGCCGCGCCGCAGGCGACAAGGGGCAGACCGCGGTCGAGTACCTGGGCATCATCGCGGTCGTGGTGGCGATCGTCGTCCTCATCGCGAACACGAACCTGGGACAGACGATCGTCGACAAGCTCAGGGCCCAGATCACCAAGGTGGCTCCCTGA
- a CDS encoding sensor histidine kinase has translation MTITTETRPGRRRRRYRRGDGSETDGQAVDDRVTDRRVTRGGAAEGPVTEGRAADGQADEGWATDGRVTDGRAAYAPAAGGWATDGRPAAGRAAGGQADEGWATDSPATVGGAPLSLQVNALQAMCRQVFGFRLAMIAVAAPAALLNAAPGMSVRLVGAAVVVTFMGSYVLFRDWERFGPLLLRHPSLLAADTLFGTLLLISAGPDTTLAYVSVCTPLLAGIVYGWRGAACFASLQSLILLLVHATLVHESGAGPAERLLLPGFCVITGAVGSALRQLMLRFGTATQALTTVKARLAVTEAVAAERARLAREMHDSVAKTLHGVALAADALAQSAGAPGMDPARVRQHAELVARAARRAAAESRELLTDLRRDPDPAPGTDFLPELASTAHDFTQRTGLPVTTYDRPLGEGAPFSVPPAVARQLLTITSEALENAHRHAAPTHVELRAAMTGGLLTLSVRDDGRGLPPGTTLEQLRRTGHFGLVGMVERAASIGARIHIGPSPGPGPDAQGTEVRVELPLAALTTSTLPTPPTTTTPYPAPPREEAA, from the coding sequence ATGACGATCACCACGGAAACCCGCCCGGGCCGCCGGCGCCGCCGCTACCGCCGCGGCGACGGCAGCGAGACCGACGGTCAGGCGGTCGACGACCGGGTGACCGACCGCCGGGTGACTCGCGGCGGGGCGGCCGAGGGCCCGGTGACCGAGGGCCGGGCAGCCGACGGCCAGGCAGACGAGGGCTGGGCGACGGACGGCCGGGTGACCGATGGTCGGGCGGCCTACGCTCCGGCAGCCGGCGGCTGGGCGACTGACGGCAGGCCCGCCGCGGGCCGGGCCGCCGGCGGCCAGGCAGACGAGGGCTGGGCGACCGACAGCCCGGCAACCGTGGGCGGAGCCCCCCTCTCCCTCCAGGTCAACGCCCTCCAGGCGATGTGCCGGCAGGTCTTCGGTTTCCGGCTGGCCATGATCGCCGTCGCCGCGCCCGCCGCCCTCCTCAACGCCGCCCCGGGCATGAGCGTCCGCCTGGTGGGCGCGGCCGTGGTCGTCACCTTCATGGGCTCGTACGTCCTCTTCCGCGACTGGGAACGGTTCGGCCCCCTCCTCCTGCGCCACCCCTCCCTCCTGGCCGCGGACACCCTGTTCGGCACCCTGCTGCTGATCTCGGCCGGCCCGGACACCACGCTCGCCTACGTCAGCGTCTGCACCCCGCTCCTCGCCGGCATCGTCTACGGCTGGCGGGGCGCCGCCTGCTTCGCCTCCCTCCAGTCGCTGATCCTGCTGCTGGTGCACGCGACCCTCGTGCACGAGTCGGGGGCGGGGCCGGCCGAACGGCTGCTGCTGCCGGGTTTCTGCGTGATCACCGGCGCGGTCGGCTCGGCCCTGCGTCAGCTCATGCTCCGCTTCGGCACGGCCACCCAGGCCCTGACCACCGTCAAGGCCCGGCTGGCCGTCACCGAGGCGGTCGCCGCCGAACGCGCCAGGCTGGCCCGCGAGATGCACGACTCGGTGGCCAAGACCCTGCACGGCGTGGCCCTCGCGGCGGACGCCCTGGCCCAGTCGGCGGGCGCACCCGGCATGGACCCGGCCCGGGTACGGCAACACGCCGAACTGGTCGCCCGCGCCGCGCGCCGCGCCGCCGCCGAGTCCCGCGAACTCCTCACCGACCTGCGCCGCGATCCGGACCCGGCCCCCGGCACCGACTTCCTGCCCGAACTCGCCTCCACCGCCCACGACTTCACGCAACGCACCGGCCTGCCGGTCACCACCTACGACCGCCCCCTCGGCGAGGGGGCACCGTTCTCCGTCCCGCCCGCCGTGGCCCGCCAGCTCCTCACCATCACCTCGGAGGCCCTGGAGAACGCCCACCGCCACGCGGCCCCGACCCACGTCGAGTTACGCGCTGCCATGACCGGCGGACTCCTCACCCTCAGCGTCCGCGACGACGGCCGCGGCCTCCCGCCCGGCACCACCCTCGAACAACTCCGCCGCACCGGCCACTTCGGCCTGGTCGGCATGGTGGAGCGAGCCGCCTCCATCGGCGCCCGCATCCACATCGGCCCCAGTCCCGGCCCCGGCCCCGACGCCCAGGGCACCGAGGTGCGAGTGGAACTCCCGCTGGCCGCGCTCACCACCTCAACCCTGCCGACCCCGCCCACGACCACGACTCCGTACCCCGCCCCGCCCCGAGAGGAGGCCGCCTGA
- the cpaB gene encoding Flp pilus assembly protein CpaB, with protein sequence MNSRQRRGVILLLLSVLCALGAFAGVLSVIDDVKSKVGPEVTAYELRSDVAPYTTLNAGQFKKIEMPERWLSENAVTDLAAIRGKIAVTTLKQGSLLQSDMIVDQPALQPGQQEVAIMIDAATGVAGKITPGSSVNVYATFEGARASDPDQSKIIVTNARVLDVGELTPLEPDSSDRTRSATEAVPITFALSTLDAQRITYAESFAKRVRLALVAPGGDTTVPDKDRTYELTTDK encoded by the coding sequence ATGAACTCCCGTCAGCGCCGCGGCGTGATTCTCCTGCTTCTGTCGGTGTTGTGCGCCCTCGGCGCCTTCGCCGGCGTCCTCTCCGTCATCGACGACGTGAAGTCCAAGGTCGGCCCCGAGGTCACCGCGTACGAGCTGCGCTCCGACGTGGCGCCCTACACCACCCTGAACGCGGGCCAGTTCAAGAAGATAGAGATGCCGGAGCGCTGGCTGTCGGAGAACGCCGTCACCGACCTCGCCGCCATCCGCGGCAAGATCGCCGTGACGACGCTCAAGCAGGGCTCCCTGCTGCAGAGCGACATGATCGTCGACCAGCCCGCCCTGCAGCCGGGTCAGCAGGAGGTCGCCATCATGATCGACGCGGCCACGGGCGTGGCCGGCAAGATCACCCCGGGCTCGTCCGTCAACGTGTACGCCACCTTCGAGGGCGCCCGCGCGAGCGACCCCGACCAGTCGAAGATCATCGTCACCAACGCGCGGGTCCTCGACGTCGGCGAACTGACGCCGCTCGAACCCGACTCGAGCGACCGGACCCGGTCCGCCACCGAGGCCGTCCCCATCACCTTCGCGCTGTCCACCCTCGACGCCCAGCGCATCACCTACGCCGAGTCGTTCGCCAAGCGCGTCCGCCTCGCGCTCGTCGCACCCGGCGGCGACACCACGGTCCCCGACAAGGACCGTACGTACGAACTCACCACGGACAAGTGA
- a CDS encoding TadE/TadG family type IV pilus assembly protein has translation MVHGAHGAHGAHGAHGADGAHGHRRRNRDRNRDRDRGQVALEYLGFLPLLLLVALAAVQLGLIAYAAQQAGTAARTGARSAALREDYQGDCQRAASSWLNASCEPAYVGDDVRVTSTVTIPSVIPGIGTFGTAHKTATMPLDH, from the coding sequence ATGGTGCACGGAGCGCACGGAGCGCACGGAGCGCATGGAGCGCATGGGGCAGACGGGGCGCACGGACACCGTCGACGGAACCGGGACCGGAACCGCGACCGCGACCGGGGCCAAGTCGCCCTGGAGTACCTGGGGTTCCTGCCGCTCCTCCTCCTCGTCGCCCTGGCCGCCGTACAGCTCGGCCTGATCGCGTACGCGGCGCAGCAGGCGGGGACGGCGGCCCGGACGGGGGCGCGTAGCGCGGCGCTGCGCGAGGACTACCAGGGAGACTGCCAACGGGCGGCGAGCAGTTGGCTGAACGCGAGTTGCGAACCCGCGTACGTCGGCGACGACGTCCGGGTCACCTCCACCGTCACCATCCCGTCCGTCATCCCCGGCATCGGCACCTTCGGCACGGCCCACAAGACGGCCACCATGCCGCTCGACCACTGA
- a CDS encoding DUF5936 domain-containing protein, whose product MELLLALAVGLSVWGMFAGLRMYRADVKLPSDLALALEVGATRTSAVGSVIDRLGMRYAPAVLRLMGPKQVTRYRRRIDLAGNPGGLTIDRYAARRAVYGGTGALGAFAALLQGSFFIALLMLAFGAFWSEVGIWSAIRVRKDAIERTLPDFLDVLAVVVSAGLGFRQALDRVASRYEGPWADEIRITLRQMDLGVSRREAFQELRRRNDSEQVAMFVTALQQGEELGAPIVDTLVAIAKDMRRTDAQNARRKAARAVPKATLMITTFMVPATMLLLGAGMLLGSGTDFSSITGD is encoded by the coding sequence ATGGAACTGCTGCTCGCACTCGCCGTGGGGCTCAGCGTCTGGGGCATGTTCGCCGGCCTCCGCATGTACCGGGCCGACGTGAAACTGCCCAGCGACCTCGCGCTCGCCCTGGAGGTCGGGGCGACCCGCACCAGCGCCGTGGGCTCGGTCATCGACCGCCTCGGCATGCGGTACGCCCCCGCCGTCCTGCGGCTGATGGGCCCCAAGCAGGTCACCCGCTACCGCCGCAGGATCGACCTCGCGGGCAACCCGGGCGGCCTGACCATCGACCGGTACGCGGCCCGGCGCGCGGTCTACGGCGGGACCGGCGCCCTCGGCGCGTTCGCCGCGCTGCTCCAGGGCAGCTTCTTCATCGCGCTCCTCATGCTCGCGTTCGGCGCGTTCTGGTCCGAGGTCGGCATCTGGTCCGCGATCCGGGTCCGCAAGGACGCCATCGAACGGACCCTGCCGGACTTCCTCGACGTCCTCGCCGTCGTCGTGAGCGCGGGCCTCGGCTTCCGCCAGGCCCTCGACCGGGTCGCGTCCCGGTACGAGGGCCCGTGGGCGGACGAGATCCGGATCACCCTGCGTCAGATGGACCTCGGCGTGAGCCGCCGCGAGGCCTTCCAGGAACTGCGCCGCCGCAACGACTCCGAGCAGGTCGCCATGTTCGTCACCGCGCTCCAGCAGGGCGAGGAGCTGGGCGCGCCGATCGTCGACACGCTCGTCGCCATCGCCAAGGACATGCGCCGCACGGACGCGCAGAACGCCCGCCGCAAGGCGGCCCGCGCGGTCCCCAAGGCCACGCTGATGATCACGACGTTCATGGTCCCGGCCACGATGCTCCTCCTCGGCGCAGGCATGCTCCTCGGCTCCGGCACCGACTTCAGCTCGATCACGGGCGACTAG
- a CDS encoding DUF192 domain-containing protein, with protein sequence MARWRDGRGELVVVGGEDGDLGGFGDIGGLRVPVEIAASYRARTKGLLGRDSVAGMMLLSPAGSVHTFGMRMPIDVAYLDRRLTVIAVRTMPPGRLGLPRLRSRHVLEAAAGALEGWGVRAGVRVEVRVSSPSAGT encoded by the coding sequence ATGGCGCGCTGGCGGGACGGGCGGGGAGAGCTCGTGGTGGTGGGCGGGGAGGACGGCGACCTCGGTGGCTTCGGTGACATCGGCGGCCTCCGCGTTCCGGTGGAGATCGCCGCCTCCTACCGGGCCCGTACGAAGGGGCTGCTCGGGCGGGACTCCGTCGCCGGGATGATGCTGCTGTCGCCGGCGGGCAGCGTGCACACCTTCGGTATGCGGATGCCGATCGACGTCGCCTATCTCGACCGGCGGCTCACCGTCATCGCCGTACGCACCATGCCGCCGGGGCGGCTGGGGTTGCCCCGGCTGCGGTCGCGGCATGTGCTGGAGGCGGCGGCCGGGGCGCTGGAGGGGTGGGGGGTGCGGGCCGGGGTGCGGGTGGAGGTGCGGGTCAGCTCGCCGTCCGCGGGAACGTGA
- a CDS encoding CpaF family protein: MSLRARITSPEENGGRGEDGHMVSSYRTKLLEEIDLAEMSSLAAAERRARLERVLGHIISREGPVLSTVERSQLIRRVVDEALGLGILEPLLEDASITEIMVNGPDTIFVERGGRVEQLPLRFASNDQLMQTIERIVSTVNRRVDETNPMVDARLPSGERVNVIIPPLSLTGPILTIRRFPRSFTLHELMGFGSLDEQMLYLLAGLVQAKFNVIVSGATGTGKTTLLNALSGLIPEGERIITIEDSAELQLQQSHVIRLESRPPNVEGNGRITIRDLVRNSLRMRPDRIVVGEVRGGESLDMLQAMSTGHDGSLATVHANSAEDALMRLQTLASMSDVEIPFVALHDQINSAVDVVVQLTRFADGARRITEIALLDSHGGEPYRLATIARFNARPMTADGRIHGVFEYFPLPRRTADRLYMASQPIPQAFGVARDALELTTREAR, from the coding sequence ATGAGCCTGCGGGCACGCATCACCTCCCCCGAGGAGAACGGCGGCCGGGGCGAGGACGGCCACATGGTCTCCTCCTACCGGACCAAACTGCTGGAGGAGATCGACCTCGCCGAGATGAGTTCGCTCGCGGCGGCCGAGCGCCGGGCGCGGCTGGAACGGGTGCTGGGGCACATCATCAGCCGCGAGGGCCCCGTGCTGTCGACGGTGGAGCGCTCGCAGTTGATCCGCCGCGTCGTCGACGAGGCGCTGGGCCTCGGCATCCTGGAACCGCTGCTCGAAGACGCGTCGATCACCGAGATCATGGTGAACGGCCCCGACACGATCTTCGTCGAGCGGGGCGGCAGGGTGGAGCAACTCCCGCTGCGCTTCGCGTCGAACGACCAGTTGATGCAGACCATCGAACGCATCGTCTCGACGGTCAACCGCCGCGTCGACGAGACGAACCCGATGGTCGACGCCCGGCTTCCGTCGGGTGAGCGCGTCAACGTGATCATCCCGCCCCTGTCGCTCACCGGCCCCATCCTCACCATCCGCCGCTTCCCGCGCTCCTTCACCCTGCACGAGCTGATGGGCTTCGGCTCGCTGGACGAGCAGATGCTGTACCTGCTGGCGGGCCTGGTGCAGGCGAAGTTCAACGTGATCGTCTCGGGCGCGACCGGCACCGGCAAGACGACGCTCCTCAACGCCCTCTCCGGCCTGATCCCGGAAGGCGAACGCATCATCACCATCGAGGACTCGGCGGAACTCCAGCTCCAGCAGTCCCACGTGATCCGCCTGGAGTCCCGGCCCCCGAACGTGGAGGGCAACGGCCGCATCACCATCCGGGACCTGGTCCGCAACTCCCTGCGGATGCGCCCCGACCGGATCGTGGTCGGCGAGGTCCGCGGCGGCGAGTCGCTCGACATGCTCCAGGCCATGTCGACCGGCCACGACGGCTCCCTCGCCACGGTCCACGCCAACAGCGCCGAGGACGCCCTGATGCGCCTGCAGACCCTCGCCTCGATGTCGGACGTCGAGATCCCCTTCGTCGCCCTGCACGACCAGATCAACAGCGCCGTGGACGTCGTCGTCCAGCTCACCCGCTTCGCCGACGGCGCCCGCCGCATCACCGAGATCGCCCTGCTCGACAGCCACGGCGGCGAGCCGTACCGGCTGGCGACGATCGCCCGCTTCAACGCCCGGCCGATGACCGCCGACGGCCGTATCCACGGCGTCTTCGAGTACTTCCCCCTGCCGCGCCGCACCGCCGACCGGCTCTACATGGCGAGCCAGCCGATACCGCAGGCGTTCGGGGTGGCGCGCGACGCACTCGAACTGACGACAAGGGAAGCCCGGTAG
- a CDS encoding OmpA family protein gives MTPRLTLAVATATLVIIGMAPAAHADTTPSVPPGTEPTASAPVEVDANDPDLKLPEGGTLAEPKVLDIKQVVEDETGDERREDTNADVTFALQAEVLFGKDSAKLGAQAQARIGTIAAEIKKQHTSVVRVFGFTDDLGSSAHGDVLSKQRADAVQAELAGELNDPDITFEVRGYGEQYPISDNSTEEGRKKNRRVEVTFPRTAS, from the coding sequence ATGACCCCACGGCTCACTCTGGCGGTGGCCACGGCCACCCTCGTGATCATCGGCATGGCCCCCGCCGCCCACGCCGACACCACCCCCAGCGTCCCGCCCGGCACCGAACCCACCGCCTCCGCCCCCGTGGAGGTCGACGCCAACGACCCCGACCTCAAGCTCCCGGAGGGCGGCACCCTCGCCGAGCCCAAGGTGCTGGACATCAAGCAGGTCGTCGAGGACGAGACGGGGGACGAACGGCGGGAGGACACCAACGCGGACGTGACGTTCGCCCTCCAGGCCGAGGTCCTCTTCGGCAAGGACAGCGCGAAACTCGGTGCGCAGGCGCAGGCCCGTATCGGCACGATCGCCGCCGAGATCAAGAAGCAGCACACCAGCGTGGTCCGCGTCTTCGGCTTCACGGACGACCTGGGCTCCTCCGCCCACGGCGACGTCCTGTCGAAGCAGCGCGCGGACGCCGTCCAGGCCGAACTGGCGGGGGAGTTGAACGACCCGGACATCACCTTCGAGGTCCGCGGCTACGGCGAGCAGTACCCCATCTCCGACAACTCCACGGAAGAGGGCCGCAAGAAGAACCGCCGCGTCGAGGTCACGTTCCCGCGGACGGCGAGCTGA
- a CDS encoding AAA family ATPase, translated as MPTRILPAVGDADAVRSLTTLLSQLPDAEPLAPVTDSTQLVDTLARQAAESVDELPEVVVVHERIGPVPALELVREVALRFPAVGVILVTTDIGPGLFAAAMDSGARGLVTLPLSYEDLANRVQAVAQWSVGVRRHLGHGADVFTGVGGTVVTVSGAKGGVGATLTAVQLALAAQASGHPTALVDLDLQAGDVASYLDVQFRRSVVDLAAIADISPRILAEAVFRHDTGVALLLAPGEGERGEEVTDRAARQILSALRSRYEVVVVDCGAQLSGAGAAAVEMADRALLVTTPDVVAVRGAKRTVRMWDRLQIRKAEETTVVVNRHSRATEIQPPLIQKITGTAIAATTVPANFKELQAAVDAGRVHALDGKGTVRQALWALAGELGLVKAPEGALVRRGGGRARPRTGDRGAVGFRRRKE; from the coding sequence ATGCCCACGAGGATCCTCCCGGCCGTCGGCGACGCGGACGCGGTCCGTTCCCTCACCACCCTGCTCAGCCAGCTCCCGGACGCCGAACCGCTCGCCCCGGTCACCGACTCCACCCAGCTCGTCGACACCCTCGCGCGGCAGGCCGCCGAGTCGGTCGACGAACTGCCCGAGGTCGTCGTCGTCCACGAACGCATCGGCCCCGTACCGGCGTTGGAGCTGGTCCGCGAGGTCGCCCTGCGCTTCCCGGCGGTCGGCGTCATCCTCGTCACCACCGACATCGGCCCCGGCCTCTTCGCCGCCGCCATGGACTCCGGCGCCCGCGGCCTGGTCACCCTGCCGCTGAGCTACGAGGATCTCGCCAACCGTGTCCAGGCCGTCGCCCAGTGGTCGGTCGGCGTACGACGCCATCTCGGGCACGGCGCCGACGTGTTCACCGGCGTCGGCGGCACCGTCGTCACCGTCAGCGGCGCGAAGGGAGGCGTCGGCGCGACCCTCACGGCCGTCCAACTCGCCCTCGCCGCCCAGGCGTCGGGCCACCCCACCGCGCTCGTCGACCTCGACCTCCAGGCCGGCGACGTCGCCTCCTACCTGGACGTCCAGTTCCGCCGCTCGGTCGTCGACCTCGCCGCCATCGCCGACATCTCGCCCCGCATCCTCGCCGAGGCCGTCTTCCGCCACGACACCGGCGTGGCCCTGCTGCTCGCCCCCGGCGAGGGCGAACGCGGCGAGGAGGTCACCGACCGCGCCGCCCGCCAGATCCTCAGCGCCCTGCGCTCCCGCTACGAGGTCGTCGTCGTCGACTGCGGCGCCCAGCTCAGCGGGGCCGGCGCGGCCGCCGTGGAGATGGCCGACCGCGCGCTGCTCGTCACCACCCCCGACGTCGTCGCCGTCCGCGGCGCCAAACGCACCGTCCGCATGTGGGACCGGCTGCAGATCCGCAAGGCCGAGGAGACGACCGTCGTCGTCAACCGGCACAGCCGAGCCACGGAGATCCAGCCCCCGCTGATCCAGAAGATCACCGGCACGGCCATCGCCGCGACCACGGTCCCCGCGAACTTCAAGGAACTCCAGGCCGCCGTGGACGCCGGCCGCGTCCACGCCCTCGACGGCAAGGGCACCGTCCGCCAGGCCCTGTGGGCGCTCGCCGGCGAACTGGGCCTGGTCAAGGCACCCGAGGGCGCGTTGGTACGCCGGGGCGGGGGACGGGCCCGGCCCCGGACCGGGGACCGGGGCGCGGTCGGGTTCCGGCGGCGGAAGGAGTAG
- a CDS encoding pilus assembly protein, producing MTPLIIVTLVVVWQFVLVGYTFTLAGNAADEAVRAGTAVPPGQRPGVCQQAALDKLGDAWKGNAEVECGGSGYVTADVTLHVPVLFPGLIDFPFPVHGHAGAVEEEDGG from the coding sequence ATGACACCGCTGATCATCGTGACGCTGGTGGTGGTGTGGCAGTTCGTCCTCGTGGGGTACACGTTCACGCTCGCGGGGAATGCTGCCGACGAGGCGGTGCGGGCGGGGACGGCGGTGCCTCCGGGGCAGCGGCCCGGGGTCTGCCAGCAGGCGGCCCTGGACAAACTGGGGGACGCGTGGAAGGGGAACGCCGAGGTGGAGTGCGGCGGCAGCGGCTATGTGACGGCCGACGTCACCCTCCACGTCCCTGTCCTCTTCCCGGGCCTCATCGACTTCCCGTTCCCGGTGCACGGCCACGCGGGCGCCGTAGAGGAAGAGGACGGCGGCTGA
- a CDS encoding response regulator transcription factor, whose product MPDRPLHPHADPHPHPHPHPHPHPHPHPHPHPHPHPHPDAVQPLFPPPPRPAPVRVIVADDNPVVRAGLTALLSGREDTTVVAEAADGREAYESALRHRPDVVLLDVRMPGVDGLAALPHLARIARVVMLTYSHEAEIVQAALRGGAGGYLVHGEFTVEELVSAVRDVTRGRAHFTPTAATAVLAHLQSDATAHVKADSTRLFSPTSTERLSQLQSTVGQSTSVGRAKFPLSAREAEIMDLIASGMNNQQIAATCFISEKTVKNHINRIFAKLHSTTRSEATAKWLGTAVTS is encoded by the coding sequence ATGCCGGACCGACCGCTCCACCCTCACGCCGATCCCCACCCCCACCCCCACCCCCACCCCCACCCCCACCCCCACCCCCACCCCCACCCCCACCCCCACCCCCACCCCCACCCCGACGCCGTGCAGCCGCTGTTCCCCCCGCCGCCCCGGCCCGCCCCCGTGCGCGTGATCGTGGCCGACGACAACCCGGTCGTCCGCGCGGGCCTGACCGCCCTCCTCTCCGGCCGCGAGGACACGACGGTCGTCGCGGAGGCGGCGGACGGCCGCGAGGCCTACGAGTCCGCCCTCCGCCACCGCCCCGACGTCGTCCTCCTGGACGTCCGCATGCCCGGCGTGGACGGCCTCGCCGCCCTTCCCCACCTCGCGCGGATCGCCCGCGTCGTGATGCTGACGTACAGCCACGAGGCCGAGATCGTCCAGGCGGCGCTGCGCGGCGGGGCGGGGGGCTATCTGGTGCACGGGGAGTTCACCGTGGAGGAACTGGTGTCGGCGGTGCGGGACGTCACACGGGGCCGCGCCCACTTCACCCCCACGGCGGCGACGGCAGTACTGGCACACCTCCAATCCGATGCGACTGCACACGTCAAAGCGGACTCAACTCGCCTATTTTCCCCGACTTCCACGGAACGGCTTTCGCAGTTGCAATCAACTGTGGGACAGTCGACGTCGGTAGGCAGGGCGAAGTTCCCACTCAGCGCGAGGGAGGCGGAGATCATGGACCTCATCGCGTCGGGCATGAACAACCAGCAGATCGCCGCCACCTGCTTCATCAGCGAGAAGACGGTCAAGAACCACATCAACCGCATCTTCGCCAAGCTGCACAGCACCACCCGCTCCGAGGCCACGGCCAAGTGGCTGGGAACGGCGGTGACTTCATGA